Proteins found in one Magnolia sinica isolate HGM2019 chromosome 5, MsV1, whole genome shotgun sequence genomic segment:
- the LOC131246965 gene encoding laccase-1-like gives TLQLEWKTVNRTCSTKPILTVNGEYPGPTIAVNEGDEVEIKVTNNVAYNTTVHWHGIKQVRTGWADGPAYITQCPIQTNQSYTYKFTVINQRGTLWWHAHLSWQRATVHGAFIIHPRLPYPFAIPIEAEVPIILGEWWNEDVIAVEAETVMYGGGPDVSNAFTINGLPGPLYPCSVQGTRLYIFFMT, from the exons acgtTGCAGCTGGAATGGAAGACAGTGAACCGTACGTGCAGCACCAAGCCTATTCTCACAGTGAACGGAGAGTATCCGGGGCCCACCATCGCTGTCAATGAGGGTGATGAGGTTGAGATCAAGGTCACTAACAATGTTGCCTACAACACTACCGTCCACT GGCATGGAATAAAGCAAGTGAGGACAGGGTGGGCTGATGGGCCAGCTTACATAACCCAGTGCCCCATACAAACAAACCAATCTTACACGTACAAATTCACGGTCATTAATCAAAGGGGTACTCTATGGTGGCATGCCCATCTCTCCTGGCAGAGGGCAACTGTCCATGGAGCTTTCATCATCCACCCTCGATTACCTTATCCATTTGCTATTCCAATTGAAGCTGAGGTTCCCATAATTCTcg GTGAATGGTGGAATGAAGATGTGATAGCAGTAGAAGCAGAGACGGTAATGTACGGAGGGGGCCCAGATGTATCAAATGCTTTCACTATCAACGGATTGCCAGGACCTTTGTACCCATGTTCTGTTCAAGGTACACGCCTCTATATCTTTTTCATGACGTGA
- the LOC131246967 gene encoding laccase-1-like — protein sequence MLSTPCIQGRSCDSCVIHRADTFIQTVEYGKTYMLRIINAALNAELFFAIANHTLTVVEIDGAYVKQLATPAVMIAPGQTTTVLLTANIVSGAGDFTIAARPYVTAIVPIDNTTTIGFLHYGKTLKMATPNDPQNISLDFLPPMRDTAFNTDFSNKLQSLASSSFPCNVPQTVDKHLFLSVSLNLQNCPPNKICKGFFGKRLSASLNNQSFIRPPVSMLESCYGNLTNGGLLSDFPENPTHPFNYTAPTPLDANMNSEFGTRMILVPYSTNLEFVLQDTSFINVENHPIHIHGHNFFIVGSGFRNFNSEQDPAGYNLVDPPERNTVAVPSGGWAAIRFQATYPGVWFLHCHLEVHTTWGLATVYIVSNGPEPSQSILPPPKDLPQC from the coding sequence ATGCTTTCTACTCCATGCATCCAAGGTAGATCATGTGATTCTTGTGTCATCCATCGTGCAGATACATTCATTCAGACTGTAGAATACGGCAAAACGTACATGTTGCGAATCATCAACGCCGCTCTCAATGCCGAGCTCTTCTTCGCCATTGCCAACCACACATTGACTGTCGTAGAGATTGATGGGGCATATGTGAAACAGTTAGCGACACCAGCCGTCATGATTGCTCCTGGACAGACCACCACCGTCCTGCTTACAGCCAACATCGTATCTGGTGCTGGAGACTTCACTATCGCAGCCAGGCCGTATGTCACTGCCATCGTCCCCATTGACAACACCACCACTATTGGCTTCCTACATTATGGAAAGACCTTGAAAATGGCAACACCCAACGATCCTCAAAACATCTCTCTTGATTTCCTTCCACCCATGCGAGACACTGCCTTCAACACCGACTTCTCCAACAAACTCCAGAGCCTTGCTTCTTCCAGCTTCCCATGCAATGTCCCCCAGACAGTCGACAAGCACCTGTTCCTCTCTGTAAGCCTCAACCTCCAAAACTGTCCCCCAAATAAGATATGCAAAGGCTTCTTTGGCAAACGACTTTCGGCCTCCCTTAACAACCAATCCTTCATTCGCCCACCTGTTTCCATGTTGGAGTCCTGTTATGGCAACCTCACCAATGGCGGTCTCCTGTCGGATTTCCCCGAAAACCCAACTCACCCTTTCAATTACACTGCCCCAACTCCACTGGATGCCAATATGAACTCTGAATTCGGAACTAGGATGATCCTTGTCCCTTACAGCACCAATTTGGAGTTTGTTCTTCAAGACACCAGCTTTATCAATGTGGAGAATCACCCCATCCACATCCACGGCCATAACTTCTTCATTGTTGGCAGTGGATTCAGAAACTTCAACAGTGAGCAGGACCCAGCGGGTTACAATCTGGTGGACCCGCCTGAGAGGAATACTGTGGCAGTCCCAAGTGGTGGATGGGCGGCAATCAGATTCCAAGCGACTTATCCTGGCGTTTGGTTCTTGCACTGCCATCTTGAGGTGCACACGACATGGGGATTAGCCACGGTGTATATCGTCAGTAATGGGCCTGAGCCTTCTCAGTCCATCCTTCCCCCTCCCAAAGATCTTCCCCAATGCTGA